TATATCCTggacttttttttcaataaatttatttttttctatgacCATTATCTATCATTCCACCAGTGTTCTTTTACCTCCGTGTTTTTTCATTAGGACAATGGCGTAACAAATAGTATGTTAGAGAAAGATTGTTGTttataaacagaaaaaaaaaattttaaactgaTCTTTTATCAATctagtaatttttgtttgaaattattaataactacTTTTTTGATAGAGTGTTGCTTTGTTGAACTTTAATTCGTTTCAAAAAAACCTTCTTAACGTATTATTGACTAGGAAAACGGTTGTATAAGCGAAAGTTTTCATCTGTTTCACTTGCGATAAGGTAGCTGCAAAGCAGGACTCTGTGTCCCAGCAGAAATTGGTTTGTGATAAATCAAATACAGTCCCCATTAACTCTAggagaagttttttttttcatttgtcttCACACaacattatatttcaaaagtaCGGGATGCATTTGTtgcattttttatcaaaaacacCGTATgacattgtaaaaaaaatggttttctttgttttcaacTTTAACAgacacaattaaaaaaaaattacggaaATGAGTGATTCCGATGATTGGGAAGTCGAATATGATCGTGAACTAGCCAAAGAAACGATTCAGTTAACAAAGAATAATGGTGCAACgactaaaaaaattgtagataaTGGTAAAGATCAAATATACAAAACCTTAAAACCTCAAAACCATATCTCCGGTCAGTCGATACTAGCGTACGATAACTGTAATATATAACTTTTTTAGATAAGGTGAAAGATGATGCAGACATGCGTCGATATCATGAAAGGTATGACTGtgtcttttaaatattgtatcatTTAATACATACACTCAGTTTGAACACCAAAGCTGAAGTAGAATTGTTTGGTTATTTACTTGATGGTTGTGATATGAATCCAGCACCCGACTCTAATGTaagttttttttcattatcgtgacgttagaaatagaaatttaaatttttcttattaaaacataaaagatCAATACAAATGAAGCTAAGACATTACCATTACTTATTTCTAGTACTGACGCATTTGTTGCGTTAAGAAATACTACTACTGTTCTCAAATCGTATACGGATGTTAAAAATTTAGCACTAGCATTAAGACCGATGATAGATCGAAGCCCAGCTAAAAGTGTTGCTTGGCTTGAACTTTTCACTCAATTGTTAGACGCGTGTTGTTTTAAAATGGAAGGAAAAGTACGTTTCACTCGTTTTTCTTAGATCAATTCTCAACTTATTATTTAAGGATCTCAAAACGCttggtaaaaaatttaatgatgcCGCCACAACACAAAATGTCACTCGTCGTGTTGTACAACAAACTAAGCGCAAAGTGAACAGTTGTATGTGATCTGATTCCTACGTGTGGCAACCATTGgattccattttttttgtttttcgtagCTTgcaatgttaaaaattataaagaagaatTGGATATTTTCTATGGAGACAATTCTAATAGCGATGAACCAACAGAAGAGGACGAATCCGATGGATTTATGTAATGTTGGAGAGAGCAAAAATCTCTCTCAATGTTACCTCTTTATATATACTCTTTCCCTTCTTTCTGACCGCgttcaaatgttttttttatgcaaatgctTATCCTCTCattagttattaatttttttggtattttaattaaaggttTCTATACTGAtaaaacgaatttttgaacGTTCTTAACACAAAACTAGGGTGCGACAAATTTCAAAACgttctgtttcattttcttgtatttcttAACATTAGTGAAAAACACTAAAGCTACAGAGGATTCGGTTTTACATGATAACGTTACTCtattgatttaaaagaaagtattgCTTCAAGGCAGATGTAACCTTTGTTTTTCTAGGTGTTAACTGAATAAGAATGATGAGCCTGTAGTATCAGTATTACAGCAAGATTTCTATACAGGATTCAAGAGCAGCAAAGTGCATTCTTTAAATCTTCTTTGACTATGTGTTATAAGGAGGCATGTGAAAGGTTACAGAAACGAAACCGTGAGAAAAGAAATGCGCCCAATACACGCTGGAAGCCTGTTGATATTGATTTTGAGTAAGCATTGTGCAACCTGACGCTAAGGCAAAAAAAGCTGagcatttctttttactttttaaaaggaaatatcGTCTTTGTTAGatcttttttaaacgaatcatGCGTTTTGGCAGGAAATTTAACATTGAAGATTGCTGTTTGCTTGAGGAATTGGAAACAGACGGGGCTTCTTCGAATCAATCGGATACACCACTACAAGAAAACGACCCTTTGAAACAAAACGCTAAGCGTACGAAGTTTAGATcaaaaaagttaaaacatGAGACTTTGAATCAGTGGAGCGACAATGAAAAGCGGATTAAAACCAAATCCATTATAAAAGACAGAATTGCAACAGAATTATCTTTAACATCATCTTCAATTcaggaaacaaaaaaaaagtcatttgATTCTCTTTTTAATCAACAACCTTTATTAAAAGAGGTTAATGATACTATGTCATCTTGGTTGATGGTTTTACCAACAGTAAGCctcttaaattttcattacgcaaactacataaaaaaacaatgtactcAATGAAACTAAGCGACATTTTTATACCATTGGTTTTAtgctaatttttttctcatctGCATACGTATAGTTCTAACTACTATCAAATGTTGTATGTTACtgatcttttaaattaagacTAACGCAATAAGGAACTCAGTGTGTATCTGTGTATGTGATGGTTTTCCCAGATTCCTTCTTTGATAATAAAAGCCTTATACGAACAAGGCTTCAAGTCACCAACACCCATTCAATCGAGAGTCTTAGTCAACGCAGTTCGGAAGTATCATGATATTGTTGGAGCAGCGCAAACGGTagtctttttctatttataagaAAGCTTGAATTTATATGCTATTCCTgttgatttttgtttgaacGCCAATCTGAAGGGTTCTGGTAAAACTTTGGCGTTTGGTCTTCCTATTTTAATACATCTCGTTGAAAGTTACACTGCGCGTTTGACTCACGCAAAATCGTTGCCAGAAAACTTTGACACGTTGATTGTCGTTCCAAGTCGCGAGTTAGCAACGCAAGTATTTCACCACCTTAATGCAATCAATACTTTCTTACCTTTTAAGGTACTGCAACaattagaaatgtttaatgTCAAAATTGAATAGACCCTTGTTGACTATGTCTTTGTTCATGTAGATTGTCTGTCTTATTGGAGGCATTTCGTGGCAAAAGCAATGGCGACAATTGGAAACTTTAAAACCTCAGGTAAACAGCACTAAGTGCAACAGAAGATCAAAGAAAAGATTCGGCGGCTTAGAGAAGTTcccattgttttattttgatgatcTCGTTAAGGTTTTTCTCTTCCTCATTTTGGTTTCCCTTTAGATTGTGGTAGGAACGCCTGGACGATTATGTGTACTATCCGGAAGCTATCGGTATGCGGGTGCAAAGGTTAGTGCTTCCAGTAGCATTGTTTCCTACCTTGTTCTTGTCAGGAACACACATCTCATCATGAAGGCAATAATGTTCCAGTCTCTCCTTTTCTAGCCGAAATGAGTGACGTTCGTCATCTTGTTCTTGACGAAGCCGACCGTGTGGTAGAAGACGGTCATTTTCAAGAGTTGACGTATATCTTACAACATCTTTACGACTCTTTAAAAAACCGACATGGTACAACATCcctttcttttgtttaatgtGTCCTCTAACGAGTGTTGATAGACCGTCTTCaaacctttattttttcaGCAACATTATCTGTTGGGGTGAATGACTTGTTTCATGTGAAAAACAAACGTTTTCTGTAGAGATCTGTTTTCTATAGAGCTTTAGGAATGAAACGCAGAGGTCTGAGCTGGTCTCCAAAAGCGATGACACTTaccaaaattcttttttgctGTCGGAAGCGTTCCGAAATCGTATAAAGTTAAAGCAAAAGGCACTTACAGTCATCGATTTGACCCTTTCCAATTGTAATGCTTTCACGACTCCAACGTGCAACTCTTCGAATAGACAATGCTTACCTTCGAAAATTGGCTTTAGTGCCATTCGTTGCTTAGAAGATGAGAGGGTAAAATGTTTGTGCATGTGAGTGTAAACATATCACTGCATaaacaagatttttttaaacaggaATTCCAACTCTATTTATTTCTGACACATTTTATacgggaaaaaaaaatgcaatgcAAAATCATTGTTTTCGTTAATGCTATAAGTTATGTGTATCGATTGGTATCTTTAATGTCTTTGCTCTTTGGAAGCCATCCTGCTTTTATGTTCCATCCCACTACGCATTATTCGGATAAAAATCACGCAACACACCATTCAGCCGTTCCTCATGACACTCAATGCAACAGTGAAGGTACTCGTGTCTTAATGGAGTTTCTTAACAGCAAATTCAAGAGTCGATCCAGTGAAACTTCATTTGAAGAATTTCATCCCGGTGGACTCTTACGCAAGAAACATGTTGCAGATAAAAAGTCTTCCTCACACTCCTTGGTATCCGTTTTAGGACTTCATTCTAGAGTTAAGCAAGGGGATCGTTTGAAACGTTTTGAGAAGTAATCGAGACAGtcatttataatgaatcatAGCTGAAAAGAAGGACTATCAAAAATCTAGTCAATTCTCTCCTGTTTTAGGTTTCAAGCAAACCTTTCAACTAGCATATTGTTTTGTACTGATGTTGCAGCTCGAGGTTTAGATATACCTAACGTTGATATGATCGTTCATTTGCAACTTCCGAGATCCTTCTCGTTATTTGTGCATCGTTCAGGACGTACAGCAAGAGCTAAACAATCCGGGCAGTGCTGCTGCTTTTGTGTTCATCAAGAGTCACAAGAATGGGGTCGCATTTTTGATACCATGGGTTAGCTCGCCTTGTAGATCTTCTTCTAGAAACTTTCTGTTTTTATGATTGGTGTAGGCTTGAGTCTGGATCGAGTAAAGCCACCTTCCTGTCTTGAAGGAATCGTACCTACAGCACGAAATGAATATAAAGCGCGTTTTGATCTGGCTACGAAAATTGACCAACTGTATCGCAAGGTGCCTTATATTGCAATAACGCATTCCAACTTGAGTTTTGATAGAAACCTATTTTTATGCATTAACTAACAGCTTCACAAGGTATCGAGTGACACCCAGTGGTTCAAGTCGGCATCTTCTAAGGCAGACATTATAAATGATGATgtcattgaaattcaaaacGATCAAGGGCGGTTGAACAAGGTAAAACATTGGTTGCTCGTATGTTCAAAGGAAAGTCAGTGTGTTTCTGACTAAAACAGGCGAGTAAAACATTAGCTAGACATTGCGCTTCGTTGAAGAAACTGTTGTCATCTTCACTTTAACAATATGAAACTTATTTAAAGATCTAAGAAAAACCTAGTTGGTTGTAATGTGCTCCATaccgtttcattttctaaattgtCCGTGACTAATTTATGAAGGTGGTCTTGTTGTTTTGAGTTCAACTGTAGtctttgataaaattttctacTAACACACTTTTGATAACTGCTCCATCGTGTCGATGGGCCGTATTTTTTGATGCACACAATTATCCATAATAGTTCCCGTGGTAAAAGTTTGACACGCTccgtagaaaaaaaagagaatcggGCTAATGCGATCCAGTCTAAAGCTGCATGAACCGGTACAGTACTATTTCTTTCCTTCCCGTGAAGTTGTGCCGAATTCCTGGCGGTTTCCAAAAGAGAAACcaactttttatattcgttatcAAACTTTCTCTCATCGAGTAAGCATTGCtccatttttttcttgatgCATTGCTTCAAATCAATGTTTGTATCTTGTTTTCGCCCTTTTTCAGTAATTGTCGCCGGTTCCTGAATTAACTTCTTACACTTTTTGCcgtcttctttttcaaaaattggtTTGTGAATCACTATTTCACGTAAAGGGCATCTACGAAGCTCAGTTTTATAGTAAGCATGTGCCTTGACACTCCCCTTCAATTGAGACGCTTTTTGGAACGTATCTGAGTAGTTTATATCACGCGACATCTGGTCCTGGCGTTCacaacttttttcattttccaatgcacttaaatgattttcattcaatccatttaaaaatttgactgGTACGTCTCGTAAACTGTGTTCATAATAAGCCTTTTTATTTAGGTTATACACTTTTTCATCATTaaaatcctttatttttcCCTCTTTTAATTCCATTGATGTGTTCCGAACTTTGTCTTGCGTTCCTTTACTTTTAGCAAACAATAACACTGGATTCGAATCAATCGTTTCTTccttcaaaatttttgaaaggtttatgttttgtttctctttttgaGGCACCGTTTGATTTGCTAGAGTAGGGTGTACCTCCTTACCTATTCTATGatgactttcttttttaatgcttTTAGAAGCGTTGGCAGCTTCCAAACTCAACTTTGATTCTTTCGGGTTGCAcatcattatatttttgaacatGTTTTCGGAACACGATTTCGCATGGATATTAGTTTTTTCTACACGCTGAAATAATGTGATACCATTTCTTTCACTCCATTCAACTGATTTGATGCTACCCTTCTTGGAACCTATTGTCTTCATAAGGGCGTGAGGTTTGAATGTTTTTGCAAGCAAGACATCTTGCTTCGGACGACCAGCTGAATCTGTTAAGGGTGCCTTCGCTGTTTGAATCGGTAAAATGTTAGGTGctgaatgaaacatttttagatcATGAAACGATTCGGAAGTATGGGTTTTCAGGGAACCCTTAGACGCTTGACACTCAGGTACTTTATCTTTAATATCTTGTTTTATTGATAAGTGCGAAGACAGGTTTTGACGTTTGCTCATTTTCTCATCTTGATTAGCAGTAGGTATTCCACTCGTTTCTGTTGTCTTCTCTTTCTTTAATGGTAAACGTGTAGGCTCCGTTGTGTTTTGTTCAAAAGATTTACTTAGattgttctttttcattttacaagaGTCGCTTAAAGTGTCGATACTGTCCTTGTTGGCAACATGTGCATCATCTCTCATCTCGTTTTGGGGGGACTCGTGCTCTTTATATAAGGTTGTACAAAACCCTCTTGCTTGACCTACACTACCAATCAATGCTCCTGCATTTTCTAAAAGCTCCCTTCTTTTCTCTTCAACCAATGAACCTTTTACCTTGTTGATTTCAATGAACGCGTCACTAGGAAATCTTTCAGCCAAAGGTAGATGGGCGTGCTTACCATATTCCGAAACAGTTCGGGATGCAGCAAGCAACATGGGGTCAGCATTTTCACCTTGATGATGCGCCCTATTAAAACTTTTACACTCAACTTGTAATACTGGAAGAATACAAGCACCAATGTCGTTTCCCGCacttttttcaacttttcggACAAAATCGTCTTCCTTCTTAAGTGGTGACTTTTCTGGAATGCTGTATTCATTTGTATGTTTCACATGGGTGAGAGTCGTTCCAATATCTACTCTATTTAAAGTTGGAGGAGCCACGACATCTGTCTCATCTTGTGATGCCTCAGTTTGTGAATCAAATGTCACGtcgtcatttatttttgtgagGACGACAGCCTTACGTGTGGCAGCTGATGCAAAAGAATTGGACTCTTCCTTCGGTTGTTCTACTTGACTCATAAGTGTGTCTTGTCTGAGAGGTTTTTTAACTACAGCAATCACAGTTTCATTATTAAGGCTTGCGAATTCCGGCCTCATATCTTTTTCCTGTTTCTTAGCTTGCCTACTTTGTTCTTGAGGTTCAACTATTAAATGAGCTATTTTATCAAGACTACTAGGGTTACTTTGGACCTCTGTACCCTTTGATCGTGGATCTAGTACCTCTTTCGTCGACATATGTATCACGTGATTCGATTTTTTGTCTAAAAGATGTTTTTCAAGagttttttcaaaacaaactGATACTGGTTTTTTTAAAGGTGGAGGAAAGACGTTGTTTTTTGAGAGAACCAATAACTTCTGTTTCTGCAATGTTGAATTGTTTGTCGACAAATTTTCTAGTtgcaaaaaatgaaattttttcgtTAGAGGGAAATGTTGACTTTTTGCGTTACTTGGTGGACTTTTTCTTCCTGTGAGAAATGTATTTGcttgttttatattaagaCTAAAACCAGTTTTAGAACTCTGATTTTTTGGCACAAGAGCAACGGAGCGTCTTCTATGAAGAGCCTCGTTTGGCAAAGGAGACCTTTGTTTTCTACTTATCgggaaattttcttttaaagctTTCTTCACCGTGCTTGGTAATGGATCAAGATTTTTTGTGTAAGGCAACTCTGGACGATTTTTTACCTTATTgtccaattttaaaaaattaaagattgctttgtcatttattaaagTCTGTGAAATTTCGGGTACCCCTTTATCTGAAGTCGCTgaattttttgagaaaatcaaAGAAGGTAATCCTCGAGGAGCAAccgatatattttttccaactTGAATGTTCTTACTATCTCGACCCGAAAGACTCTTTGAACAATGTTTCCCAACGTCTGTTGGACGCTCATGAGACTGTCGATCACTGTTCTCAAAAAGAACAAGTATCTgatcattttgtttttcaccAACATCCCTCCAATCTTGAGCGACATGTTTACAACCATTTACAGAAGTTACCTGACTAGGAATcagtacttttttaaaaaaaaaatactccttttcaaaaattttgtcagGTGTGTTCCGGAGACTAGTATGGGCAGGAGGTATGTTTTTTACATGATTTGAGTCATTTACGTTTGGAGTTGCAACATGTTTATCCGTGACAGTGTCTTCAGGTACATCCGAGCTGTTTGTGCTGGTAACGCtaacgttttcttttgttccGATGAATTTTTTCGTTATCAGATCTTTTGAGTCATTGGAACATAATGCTTTGGTGATAGGTATCTTACTtgtgtcattttttaaaaaactggTGACTTGGCACGCATCAGTCGACGCTGTCTCATTAACGGacgtttgtttctttaaagtCAAATTGTACTGCATGTCATTTTTTTCAACCGCTTCCGATAATACCTCCTTATCAGATTCCTCATGTAATGAGAAGCTAATTTCTTCACACGCTTTTATCCTGCCTGCGTCTTGGTCCGTAGCTAAAAAAGACATTCTTGATAATGTGTCACTCTTATCAATTGAAGTCTCTTGTTCCAGAGATAGTTGCGTACTCAGTAGGTTTTCCCGTGCAATTGTAGGCGATTCGGATTGGGTATCCAATACCTTTGTTTTTTCGGGTACATATGGGATTGAGCGCAACGTCTCAACTAAAGGAATGGTCtgattattcttatttattggTGAGTCTGTGCATTGTTCTTGGTGTTGACTCAAAATGGAATCACGTTTCGTGACGGAATCTTGTAAATGAGAAATCACAAATTCTGGTGGTGTGCTAGGTGGGACTTTTTCAATCGGAATCCGATGATGGTCTATAACAGCATCCGTTTCAAATGTGCCTAAGGAATTCAGAAGTGATGAAGGACGTACGGAGTCCAGAATGGACCATGTCATTTCAGTCAAAGGTTGTAACCATTCATTTTCAACTGCAGAAGACTCAGCTTTATTTGTTGcgtcttttttgtttttcaatggTTTCATTTGACGATGGGGCAATTTCGGACGACCAAACGCCCAGGCGGTCTTATTTTTTGCCGCTTTCTGCCTTGTTTTTGGCTGATTTGTAGGTAACTCAAGCATTTCCAAGAAAGGATGGTGCTTTAAAgtgaaatcaaaaataaaaactcatTGGGGTTTTTTCAACAAGGCGTCactacttttttcttttcaacatGCTAAAACCAATTGGATTTTTCATTGAGTCGTATGTGTTGACATTTGAAAAGCTAGCGCACGGCACCATACAATTTTTCGAGTGCATGGAGTGATGccttctaattaatttatgtcaGGTTTTTTACACTTTTGTGACTGCACGTAAatcgcaaaaaaaaatgttattaaaaaaaaaaacctttttgCACCCTGCTTGTGCATTTCTATACAAACATGGtctaaagaatttatttaaatgttgattcatcaaaaaaaaaaagaaaacataaaagaGGCGAAATGTTGAACATTAACCCACACATAGGTTTAGTCATGATTTACTGTgcggtataaaaaaaaactttgacgTGCTGCATTCGTCCATATATCGTaaagtgaaaaattcttttaaagaaatagaatATGTACAAAAGACGTCAACGGTCAAGTCGCAAATCACATTTTATGAATACTCAGAATAATACGGAAAATTCTCCTCTCGATACACAATGCTTGCAGTCACggttttcaatgaatttaagAGTTGATCACGCCACTTTTTTGGCGAAAATTGAACAAGCACGGcaagataaaaatttgctgTTATGTGTAGAAGAGAATTGCCAAACACCGTTTGGTGGCCCAATAAAGGATCCAGTAGCATGGGTtcatttacagaaatatctttCTTTTCGTGGTAGGGGAGTTGAAGAATCGAGTCACCATTCCACTCCCTCAGTTAAAGAACTTCTCACTAGTGGTCACGAAGCTCTTGTTCGTTGCCAAACACCCCCCCCTGctaaagatttatttattggttTTTTTGAGAATGATCAGTATAGTTGGTCAACGCATGAAGCATCTTCCACAACGCTTAGTGAGGATGAAGAATTCATGGACACTTATTCTCGTGATGATTGTACAATGGGGGATACTATACAACAGGATCTACACAAGAGCCCTCCTTATAAGCGAGAGAATACTTTGTATAGAAAGgacgtttctttaatttcttcgcaACTACTAAAAGAAGGATGTAACCAGCCTTGTTTGAAACCTAAagcggaaaaagaaaaaagtggaCTGAAAAAGAACGCCCCCAGACCTTGTCTAACTCCTCTTGAATCGGTGCTAGATAACCCGTCAAAAGTGGAAGGTAGTCATGTGAAACCTTTGTTATTTCAATACTGTCATGGAATCATGCAACCTTCACGTTACACCAAAGAAATGACATATTATGGTACATAAAAGGACACACAAGTGTTGTGATTAAACcattaagattgaaaatagtaatttaatgGGGAatattctattctttttttccagTTGTTAAATTACAtgaagaattagaaaatatctcCAAAGTACAGGATGCTCGAGTACGCATTCGTCAGCGTGAATGTCAATCACCCTTACTGAATATCGAGTACTAAAAATAAgtggttttgtttttttactgTCATGCGTGAATCGATTTCAGACAGCAAGACTCCCAACAACAAAGTCAAAATATTCCTCACAGTTTTCAGCATGGCTTGCAAATATGTTTGGAGAATATATCTCTTCACACGACTAGCGTCGAAGAAGAATCGTACGTTGTTGTCGAAAAATGTTCgttgacgttttaaaaatatttcaaagggGTATGCCATTCGTTTAGCTTTTTACTTCGCTACGCGTGGTATCCACGTGGTTTAACTTTGAAAGACTCCATGACCTTAGAATTCCCTCTTCACCATGCGTGGGATATCGGTAAAAGAGGTAAGCCTtctaaccttttttttttacgtcaCAAGGCAAAATAACTTTATGATTTCAGGTTGTGTAGCCAAGGTAACAATAGTTCCAGAAAACCTTACTTGTGAATGTTTTAATGTGAAAACTCGTTTACGTTTTTTAGTGTTAAATGGAACAAATTTTAGTAAGCGTTTTGgcttttattaaaaagctataacaagttttttctaattttgtagAAGAGTTTGTTACCTGTTATGGACTcgcgaaaaattcaaacacaactaggacaaatttcaaaaagacaATAAAGTAAACTTgctttatatttcttcttgataAAAGTATGAGTTATCAATGTTAGCGTGAATGATATGCGAGATGCTAGTTGGAATTTACCATCTCGTCAAGTTCGAGTTTGTGTGCAAAACAGTGAAAcgtcttcttttttaatgatatttcatGGCCTAACCCTTCCATTTTTTAGTGCTCTTCTAACCTTAATTCGGTACTTGACCACTCGACTTGTTACATGTATTTTAAGGGGTTAAATCCTATTAGATATATTGAAGCGTCGCGACATATTCAAATGATCAACCATCGccgaatttatttagaaacatttgaTAGGGAGATATCTTATGCGAAGTCGTTAAGAAACATGCTTTTACAAACAAAAGCAATGTTATGGAGTcatgttgaaaaaaaaaaaaaaatcttttaaaaataaaaaaaaaaaacatgaatttttaaaataaataaacattttttttcgtttgctAGTTCCACgcattccatttttttttggtattccGTTGAAAGCATCGAGgcttttaacattttttcaaaattagatCCGTTTTTTTTGTGCACAAAACCGTCGTGCCATTATTGTTGTAAGAAAGTTTAACCCcgtttttttccattttttcattatgaaaaaaaaacattacagcatttattttttgtttccatgaacgcatttattaaaaactggAAACTTTCAGCTTCGTTGTATCTTTAATTTCttgaacaataatattaaactatttcaGTGACTTTAACTCAACAAAAAGTCCTGGTATGCTTTatggttaaaaaataattttcatttatttgacaATTGCAATTGAACGCATAATCGGATTTCTTTCTagaatttcaaactttttaaacaCATTCAAGACATCCTTTTTGCACATTTACGAGTTATTAAGTGGATGCTTTTGAGAACAGAGAAAAGCAGGGACGCTCTTTGTAGTTGCTGagtcatgttttttttttttaaactgatgACGTATTATGACCTATGGCACAAAGAAATATGCAAGTAttgagaatgaaaaataaggaGTATGGAAATGTGTTACccttttaaaatgaatttatcttATTACCCTTCACAAAGTCTTGGTTACCCTGTTTAAAATAGCCTTCGAGTGCTTCGCTTTAACAAGGCTTTGCTATTGCGTGCAGTCAAGCCATTGATTCTTTTAGTACGAATTTTAAAAGTGTGGTCCACAGTTCTTATGTAATAAAACGTTTTTTCCATTTACTCTTACAAATtctgtttttcaaaatatcacgttataaaaaaaaaacatccgAGAGCAACACACTGTTTCCATGTAAAGTTGCTTAACACGTAATTAAGATAATGCACATGAGTGATGTTATtggtcaaattaattttttattcataattcataaaaagaagaatgatCCATTGAAACCAATggttgtgtttttttttatataaagaatattttttaaagaaattaaatagataCATGAAAATAAGTATGTGAAACACTTCTTGTTTGCGTGGGAggcaaaatagaaaattttttttttattttttaaaaatcatgaCATAttgaaaactaaaataaacaaGTT
The Hylaeus volcanicus isolate JK05 unplaced genomic scaffold, UHH_iyHylVolc1.0_haploid 12221, whole genome shotgun sequence DNA segment above includes these coding regions:
- the LOC128883543 gene encoding uncharacterized protein LOC128883543 — its product is MSDSDDWEVEYDRELAKETIQLTKNNGATTKKIVDNGKDQIYKTLKPQNHISDKVKDDADMRRYHESLNTKAEVELFGYLLDGCDMNPAPDSNINTNEAKTLPLLISSTDAFVALRNTTTVLKSYTDVKNLALALRPMIDRSPAKSVAWLELFTQLLDACCFKMEGKDLKTLGKKFNDAATTQNVTRRVVQQTKRKVNSSCNVKNYKEELDIFYGDNSNSDEPTEEDESDGFM